One part of the Sphaerochaeta sp. genome encodes these proteins:
- a CDS encoding tyrosine-type recombinase/integrase, giving the protein MGYEFKSPFAPDIEGFIGMKVQTGYKEGTYKAILADFDSFALRHFPGDDVLTEEIYTRWRAFRPGEKGVTVKHRISKIRMFSHYQKLLGKDAYVVPDRDAPKTVRFLPFIYTDDELAGYFAAADTFAENHHTPEWEYVVPVILRVMFCCGLRPFEARLLLVSDMNLKDGLLTVRKSKFGKSRTIPMDESVRRLCARYDCLIRTRIPQRCWFFENPYGGPYGRKWLSRINKACFMKAGIKPHMGRFPRPYDARHTFVFHVIAKWSTTGIDVDRNLPFLSVYLGHEDTLQTEYYINILCPSVGIRSHMKWQECPEVFNYDEEND; this is encoded by the coding sequence ATGGGGTATGAGTTCAAGAGCCCTTTCGCTCCAGACATCGAGGGATTCATCGGCATGAAGGTCCAGACCGGCTACAAGGAGGGTACGTACAAGGCGATCCTTGCCGACTTTGACTCTTTCGCGTTGCGGCATTTCCCTGGAGATGACGTGCTGACGGAGGAGATATACACGAGGTGGCGTGCGTTCCGACCGGGAGAGAAGGGCGTGACCGTGAAACACAGGATATCCAAGATCAGGATGTTCTCCCACTACCAGAAACTTCTTGGGAAGGACGCCTACGTCGTTCCGGACAGGGATGCCCCCAAGACGGTACGTTTTCTCCCGTTCATCTATACGGACGACGAGCTTGCCGGCTATTTCGCCGCCGCAGACACTTTCGCTGAAAACCACCACACACCCGAATGGGAATATGTGGTGCCGGTAATCCTGCGTGTCATGTTCTGCTGCGGCTTGAGGCCTTTCGAGGCAAGACTGCTGCTGGTCAGTGACATGAACCTCAAGGACGGACTCCTCACCGTGCGGAAGTCGAAATTCGGCAAAAGCAGGACGATCCCAATGGATGAGTCCGTCCGCCGTCTCTGCGCCAGATACGACTGTCTGATACGCACAAGGATACCCCAGCGATGCTGGTTCTTCGAGAACCCATATGGCGGACCTTATGGCAGGAAATGGCTTTCCAGAATCAACAAGGCCTGCTTCATGAAGGCGGGAATCAAACCTCATATGGGCAGGTTCCCCCGTCCCTACGACGCAAGGCATACGTTTGTGTTCCATGTCATTGCAAAATGGTCCACGACGGGAATCGATGTCGACAGGAACCTGCCGTTTCTCAGCGTATATCTCGGACACGAAGATACGCTCCAGACCGAGTACTATATCAACATCCTGTGCCCTTCTGTTGGCATCAGGTCGCACATGAAATGGCAGGAATGCCCGGAGGTGTTCAATTATGATGAAGAAAACGATTAG